In Mycoplasmopsis fermentans PG18, one genomic interval encodes:
- a CDS encoding phosphatidate cytidylyltransferase, whose translation MKFFKSRILPAFIFVVVLLSWMVPLAIFGKNHYEARIVSYIFTAIGIGILCYEYFKANHLKWYVIAIFIMLILPTVVLPVNNFTEFIFVSHPLEFHPSFIQEIAKEWFTPVVLLMISVAFIIIEYITRNNMSFEDRLVRGILMFISLYVIVNTSKLIQITIILDWRYTILLFVIPSTCDIFGFVGGTLAGKKWIKQSFAPNVSPKKTWEGFIFALIGGIGIGLALILGLNLFYGKLEAQISIAVLMPFFSILGDLYFSYVKRINAIKDYSKILISHGGILDRFDSVALGGLTFLLLFVIFI comes from the coding sequence ATGAAATTTTTTAAATCAAGAATACTACCTGCTTTTATTTTCGTAGTAGTATTGCTAAGTTGAATGGTACCTTTAGCAATTTTTGGAAAAAATCATTATGAAGCTAGAATAGTTTCATATATTTTTACTGCTATTGGGATAGGAATACTATGCTATGAATATTTCAAAGCTAATCATTTAAAATGATATGTTATTGCTATTTTTATTATGCTTATACTACCTACTGTAGTTTTACCGGTTAATAACTTTACTGAGTTTATTTTTGTTTCTCATCCTTTAGAATTTCATCCTAGTTTTATTCAAGAAATAGCAAAAGAATGATTTACACCAGTTGTTTTATTAATGATTTCTGTTGCTTTTATTATTATTGAATATATAACAAGAAATAATATGAGTTTTGAAGATCGTTTGGTTAGAGGAATACTAATGTTTATTTCTCTATACGTAATAGTCAACACTTCAAAATTGATTCAAATAACCATTATACTTGATTGAAGATATACCATCCTATTATTTGTTATTCCTTCTACTTGTGATATCTTTGGTTTTGTTGGAGGAACATTAGCAGGCAAAAAATGAATCAAACAATCATTTGCTCCAAATGTTTCACCTAAAAAAACTTGAGAAGGTTTTATTTTTGCTTTAATTGGTGGAATTGGAATTGGATTAGCATTAATATTAGGGCTTAATTTATTCTATGGAAAATTAGAAGCACAAATATCAATTGCTGTTTTAATGCCTTTCTTTTCGATATTAGGTGATTTATACTTTTCATATGTTAAAAGAATAAATGCGATAAAAGATTATTCAAAAATTTTAATAAGTCATGGTGGTATTTTAGATCGTTTTGATAGTGTTGCTTTAGGAGGATTAACTTTTCTTTTGTTGTTTGTTATATTTATATAA
- a CDS encoding ABC transporter ATP-binding protein yields the protein MSEELENKEKKVKKDQTSTKKSTAKKMTKKSAKKAEREKNKKEETGLLQAIIEEEKLLEEQVAELEIDKNIKITKGNVFELLDRDSSKKNIIVPKKVRKLLTKLAKKKIKKDGNENLKNEEGNVIEVKNVSKYYVNGNIVTRVLKDVSIEIKKGELMLIYGVSGGGKSTLLNLISGLDRPSKGQVIACDNNLPYMSDSQLTLFRRKHVSFIFQNYNLLANLNAFDNVQTGAYLQKNPAKKVDVVELFKKFEMDEEISKFPAQMSGGQQQRVSIMRALAKNADIIFADEPTGALDEATTKIVLRFLYNINKETGATVVMVSHNPVMAQMADRIIHVVKGRIAKVEVNQKPIHPDDIELFKEK from the coding sequence GTGTCTGAAGAATTAGAAAACAAAGAAAAAAAAGTTAAAAAAGATCAAACTTCTACTAAAAAATCAACAGCCAAAAAAATGACCAAAAAGTCTGCAAAAAAGGCTGAAAGAGAAAAAAATAAAAAAGAAGAAACTGGTCTTTTACAAGCTATTATTGAAGAAGAAAAACTTCTTGAAGAACAAGTCGCTGAATTAGAAATTGACAAAAATATCAAAATTACTAAAGGCAATGTTTTTGAGCTTTTAGACAGAGATAGTTCTAAAAAGAATATTATTGTTCCTAAAAAAGTTCGAAAATTATTGACTAAGTTAGCTAAGAAAAAAATAAAAAAAGATGGCAATGAAAACCTAAAAAATGAAGAAGGTAATGTTATTGAAGTTAAGAACGTTAGCAAATATTATGTTAATGGTAATATTGTTACAAGAGTTTTAAAAGATGTTTCAATTGAAATTAAAAAAGGTGAGCTAATGCTTATTTATGGTGTTAGTGGTGGTGGTAAAAGTACACTTCTAAACCTTATTTCAGGACTTGATAGACCTTCAAAAGGACAAGTTATTGCTTGCGATAATAATCTTCCTTATATGTCTGATAGTCAATTAACTCTATTTAGAAGAAAACATGTTAGTTTCATTTTCCAAAACTATAACTTGTTAGCAAACTTAAATGCTTTTGACAATGTTCAAACGGGAGCTTACTTACAAAAAAATCCTGCTAAAAAAGTTGATGTTGTTGAGTTATTTAAGAAATTTGAAATGGATGAAGAAATATCAAAATTCCCTGCTCAAATGTCTGGTGGTCAACAACAACGTGTTTCAATTATGAGAGCCTTAGCTAAAAATGCAGATATCATTTTTGCTGATGAACCTACTGGTGCTCTTGATGAAGCAACAACAAAAATAGTTTTAAGATTTCTTTACAATATTAATAAAGAAACAGGCGCTACAGTTGTTATGGTTAGTCATAACCCAGTTATGGCGCAAATGGCTGATAGAATTATTCATGTTGTTAAAGGAAGAATTGCAAAAGTTGAAGTTAATCAAAAACCAATTCACCCTGATGATATTGAACTTTTTAAAGAAAAATAA
- a CDS encoding ABC transporter permease, which yields MWRLFKEVFKSLSKNKVIVAGLSILVFLTSAIFTLLSNVSSSMVNGFNDYKHVSKLQDINVDLNLPTQGSAYNQGYYINGEKSDDFKGTNKDYTPIEYQIDYQSVKASSLPDSTKKEYEDFTRNVLFFGNDKREYLPFNKIGNIDPSVNSYYFKKDDLLNLYSIYKAEQNIENNKNPDIVFDLKDINNLTFELKQKNRFLNIYEKKGDTYEQVFLEKKLERTNIVHFDKTYKIGNLMNLTINNNEIYATQLSSLFINTDTKEITADYSKGKSWINQEKGIEIEPKQLAALFNFEPTSFDGSTPNGLLFKQKDKTTNLDKFIKYNPSWAEINENLNLKPDWNLEDVFAANPKAIKAQKKLSLNKNNKFTLPIEWIAKEENIVRFLRWNYYTSFVDKDKSKDKWLGAFKTFMEDLIESSKTNPENKKMLDKLTTFSYWRKSKKNIVTPYKSDKTLDLSNKITKESVIPLGSSFNYFETTQLELYTKDSRIRPDGQKYLIGKDTPRTINKIEKESQFLKDKVRFLDEINNENIKSERFAIIKNEAYESTKRKIIDLIVAKVKQDNIGLRKTLTVDGINEETGKQNVFHFINTGDENYVVDGVKLNVGKLYDEYYDPSILNKATENQNNIYKTHQLTPYVSSLVLQSIGRNLYPNPEYIRPAYHFGKLIDYNQKTGELKETKNAKIVPLTQFIPHDQNKDGSKTPDYNLTNLGVAFFGSKYKIVRRQKDVNNKYVSPETWEVVYTEKMPQNGMDKGLLSKWMEKYQLTIATKFIKTSGNGWVKQDSTFQNVSYIPMLFLSPKSQLIYDVLNHGKIDYLANAIEKYLLNFDLVKQQFITPEQVYQLTKVMKKVLNDNNFASVFATGKMNKKILPKLMFDFVYELSHYEGGDVLKSLFFSILEQAKAKIASKSTLVEQKAYLAAEVNNLYKLLQDLASIDLNQYLSAESLVNVSNDPKIFINAIWKIIDSIDFKKFSEYSHEWYKNESDKKVVHNGKTYTQKLSSGLLIKWLFNSLDQKTLKEGLKLLVDNLDIAASINLDNSDSLLYNLLIKMNPSLISGLKPIIKKMNSDPTNPYSNVKQGLINILSNIDFNILARELNQTITTHYIDYKVVKFNPDLNKDEEKVFSVVLNAISPKDGIISFLRSMFGMPGSNRAFKENLIKMFNLSDKYKEIELPNSSVKIYVPDNDDTKVGFFDFLKIFASGLSNTEANEFNNYKIEHDFLALKSSIESLKEEGTQINLDYLKEPQKRLLKQYGLFVTKTYKTVILEKINKILRFIKQTKGGTSYISNDANKTGSDLLNDLKNFENNGTWSLIKKLLSSLTTPVVQNEYALGAQTFSIYNPWIQMFMNKYANHEEAKRFVKDLIALALEPEIFDINKKMSTNDNIPFAGVTNYGLLELLENPEKSNLFAYDVNGKFLNDKVEQFAAKNEIYRKWIQNNKLLILQQLGYITASKLYSNSSEYPDGIYLGIIQKFLNNYLLSKDFYDIKDQAQIIMSSLNLNVPLQIFGLSEALVNPILRFTFPEITLSYLASQKTNASLVKANLQYLLLNKIDDFEKIVRKGEDKFYALTNMLGTAFSKKDTSLIPLDLDDEQTLVMDGATFDKLKDTSSSLFGIDFIKFVNEAMNTIVEPKEMKDIVFSNSNSYLAKVNYAYLAKNNKAIYTGKIPSDPIELLSLLDKLDEKFILNVNGTKFIIIGQETTVDYMYPVIDENNLQVNTQNQSLVYVNKYGFDRIHSGYIGNVIKKTLLVKNSAATGMNNNELKKFITKIIDNSIADSNKLQRVFLANEIDPINPERSLRITTVQGIIKAVSSATIALVSVFVTLVAISTIFIIKRYISNKNKVIGILVAQGYRPWQISLSFTVFALVTSVIGGILGYVIGYKLQLMVMNIFSSYWTLPKQTISFNFFTLFFTVFLPFIGMSLLIFIVSLFALRHKAIDLISGVNEIPQSKLFKTYQKATKKFNVKKRFSFTLAFTSFWKLISFTVSVMLTGIATLFGVANTNVFNRTINDTYKNRSYTFKVDLESPTVEGGAFKPFNPDNLYNNIYTPLGDINEGNREIGDYFKPGASSVLNKGTKNGSPQDLDSHILSQFSVNVTVAAGVAADPWQVAYNGMPDTQKAKIDKIRDRVGYELERTQEDKDKEFFVDPNTYALSLVNKANKEKLSFFKYYHSPYEKQGSFKYAYWDKDNANYQMVNITTDKYRDEFRTLLINGYTKIAQKIKAEKENPSLIKPKEKKPTNLSDYWLTDKSDLSGPTIQDYFISFGGVYIDPNHDETYTYVKVANKDNNFKIYGYQKDSKYIKLVDKNGNNLYNDLYNYKVKNNIYPLVVNEVTSKKYNINIGDLVQFEVLNHTKRYANKVLSKIDKSLRSNVDLKNPKVTFKVVGINPTYINNELITTVDAANKLVGLDKLPNVVGFKAFNGVMTNSPAPSQVLDSTSLYSLSGYWSGYDGFDLSGIDDNTLKSMFEQIYNPDTGILKTRLNLTKDQIMNLLDSTELTFNKAKYDQIKNAPKNAIENYAKLYDSKHYIALGTSIDSKDIEAGFTTQIGSTIGTISIAIIAISFIISLVILIIMSTIMISENEKNIAIWSILGYTQKEKISMFFSVFIPFIVLAIALAIPIVILMIFAFNKFLLASSSIALPLVLTPLHIFLTALVIFGIFIITSFATWISISKMKPVDLLKGK from the coding sequence ATGTGAAGATTATTCAAAGAAGTTTTTAAATCTCTCTCTAAAAATAAAGTTATAGTTGCTGGACTAAGCATTTTAGTTTTTTTAACTTCAGCAATTTTTACCTTGCTATCAAACGTTAGCTCTTCAATGGTTAATGGTTTTAATGATTATAAACATGTATCAAAATTGCAAGATATCAATGTTGACTTAAATTTACCAACACAAGGTAGTGCATATAATCAAGGTTACTACATTAATGGTGAAAAATCAGATGATTTCAAAGGGACAAATAAAGACTATACACCAATTGAATATCAAATTGATTATCAAAGTGTAAAAGCTTCTTCATTGCCCGATTCAACTAAAAAAGAATATGAAGACTTTACAAGAAATGTTTTATTTTTTGGCAATGATAAAAGAGAATATTTGCCATTTAATAAAATAGGTAATATTGACCCTTCGGTAAATAGTTATTACTTTAAAAAAGATGACTTATTAAATCTTTACTCAATTTATAAAGCTGAACAAAACATTGAAAATAATAAAAACCCAGACATTGTTTTTGATTTAAAAGACATAAATAATTTAACTTTTGAACTAAAACAAAAAAACCGTTTCTTGAATATTTATGAAAAGAAAGGCGATACTTATGAACAAGTTTTTCTTGAAAAGAAACTTGAAAGAACTAACATTGTTCATTTCGATAAAACCTATAAAATAGGTAATTTAATGAATTTAACTATCAACAATAATGAAATTTATGCAACTCAATTAAGTTCATTATTTATTAATACTGACACAAAGGAAATAACAGCAGACTATTCAAAAGGTAAAAGTTGAATTAACCAAGAAAAAGGTATTGAAATAGAACCTAAACAACTTGCTGCATTATTTAATTTTGAACCTACTTCATTTGATGGCAGTACTCCAAATGGCTTACTTTTTAAACAAAAAGATAAAACAACCAATTTAGATAAATTTATTAAATATAATCCAAGTTGAGCTGAAATAAATGAAAACTTAAATTTAAAACCTGACTGAAATCTTGAAGATGTTTTTGCAGCCAACCCTAAAGCAATAAAAGCTCAAAAGAAATTATCTTTAAACAAAAATAATAAATTTACTTTACCAATTGAATGAATTGCTAAAGAAGAAAACATAGTTCGTTTTTTAAGATGAAACTACTACACAAGTTTTGTTGATAAAGATAAATCAAAAGATAAATGATTAGGTGCTTTCAAAACATTTATGGAAGACTTAATTGAGTCTTCAAAAACAAATCCAGAAAACAAAAAAATGTTAGATAAATTAACAACTTTTTCATATTGAAGAAAAAGTAAAAAGAATATAGTTACCCCATACAAAAGTGACAAAACATTAGATTTAAGTAACAAAATTACAAAAGAATCGGTTATTCCATTAGGCTCAAGTTTTAATTATTTTGAAACAACTCAATTAGAGTTATATACAAAAGATTCAAGAATTAGACCAGATGGTCAAAAATATTTAATTGGAAAAGACACTCCTAGAACAATTAATAAAATTGAAAAAGAATCACAATTCTTAAAAGATAAAGTTAGATTTTTAGATGAAATTAACAATGAAAACATTAAATCTGAAAGATTTGCAATTATTAAAAATGAAGCTTATGAATCAACAAAAAGAAAAATCATTGATTTAATTGTAGCAAAAGTTAAACAAGATAATATCGGACTTCGTAAAACTTTAACTGTTGATGGAATTAATGAGGAAACAGGAAAACAAAATGTTTTCCACTTTATTAATACAGGTGATGAGAATTATGTAGTTGATGGTGTTAAATTAAATGTTGGTAAATTATATGATGAATATTATGATCCTTCAATTTTAAATAAAGCAACCGAAAACCAGAACAACATTTATAAAACTCATCAACTTACACCTTATGTTTCTTCTTTAGTTTTACAATCAATTGGACGTAACTTATATCCTAATCCTGAGTATATTAGACCTGCATATCATTTTGGAAAATTAATTGACTACAACCAAAAAACAGGTGAATTAAAAGAAACAAAAAATGCAAAAATTGTTCCTTTAACTCAATTTATTCCACACGATCAAAATAAAGATGGTTCGAAAACTCCAGATTATAATTTAACTAATCTTGGTGTTGCATTTTTTGGAAGCAAATACAAAATCGTTAGAAGACAAAAAGATGTAAACAATAAATATGTAAGCCCTGAGACATGAGAAGTTGTTTATACAGAAAAAATGCCACAAAATGGTATGGATAAGGGTCTTTTGTCAAAATGAATGGAAAAATATCAATTAACTATTGCAACCAAATTTATTAAAACAAGTGGTAATGGTTGAGTAAAACAAGACTCTACTTTCCAAAATGTTTCATATATCCCAATGCTTTTTTTAAGTCCAAAATCTCAATTAATTTATGATGTTTTAAATCATGGAAAAATTGATTATTTAGCTAATGCAATTGAAAAATATTTATTAAATTTTGATTTAGTTAAACAACAATTTATTACACCTGAGCAAGTTTATCAATTAACAAAAGTTATGAAAAAAGTGTTAAATGATAACAACTTTGCTTCAGTGTTTGCTACTGGCAAAATGAACAAGAAAATATTACCTAAATTAATGTTTGACTTTGTTTATGAGTTAAGTCATTATGAAGGTGGTGATGTTCTCAAATCACTATTCTTTAGCATTCTAGAACAAGCAAAAGCTAAAATAGCTTCTAAATCAACTTTAGTTGAACAAAAAGCTTATTTAGCAGCTGAAGTAAATAACTTATACAAATTACTACAAGATTTAGCTTCTATTGATTTAAACCAATACTTAAGTGCAGAATCATTAGTTAATGTTTCAAATGATCCAAAAATATTTATTAATGCAATTTGAAAAATAATTGATTCAATAGATTTTAAAAAATTTAGTGAATACTCGCATGAATGATATAAAAATGAAAGTGATAAAAAAGTAGTTCATAATGGTAAAACATACACTCAAAAACTTTCATCAGGTTTATTAATCAAATGATTATTCAATTCATTAGACCAAAAAACATTAAAAGAAGGTCTTAAATTATTAGTTGATAATTTAGATATAGCTGCTTCAATTAATTTAGATAATAGTGATAGTTTACTTTACAATTTATTAATTAAAATGAATCCTTCATTAATTAGTGGTTTAAAACCTATTATTAAAAAAATGAATAGCGATCCAACAAATCCTTATTCTAATGTAAAACAAGGCTTAATTAATATTCTATCAAATATTGATTTTAATATTCTGGCTCGTGAATTAAATCAAACAATAACAACACATTATATTGATTACAAAGTAGTTAAATTTAATCCAGACTTAAACAAAGATGAAGAAAAAGTCTTTTCAGTTGTTTTAAATGCAATAAGTCCAAAAGATGGAATTATATCATTCTTAAGATCTATGTTTGGTATGCCTGGATCAAATAGAGCATTTAAAGAAAACTTAATCAAAATGTTCAATTTGTCTGACAAATATAAAGAAATAGAACTACCTAATAGTAGTGTAAAAATTTATGTTCCAGATAATGACGACACAAAAGTAGGTTTCTTTGATTTCTTAAAAATTTTTGCTTCAGGTTTATCAAATACAGAAGCTAATGAATTCAATAACTACAAAATTGAACATGACTTCTTAGCACTTAAATCATCAATTGAAAGTCTTAAAGAGGAAGGCACTCAAATTAATTTAGATTACTTAAAAGAACCTCAAAAAAGATTACTTAAACAATATGGTTTATTTGTCACAAAAACCTATAAAACAGTCATATTAGAAAAAATTAATAAAATATTAAGGTTCATAAAACAAACAAAAGGTGGAACTTCATATATAAGTAATGATGCTAATAAAACAGGTAGTGATTTATTAAATGATTTAAAAAATTTTGAAAACAACGGGACTTGATCATTAATTAAAAAATTATTATCTTCATTAACAACTCCAGTTGTTCAAAATGAATATGCATTAGGAGCTCAAACATTTTCAATTTATAATCCATGAATTCAAATGTTTATGAATAAATATGCAAATCATGAAGAAGCAAAAAGATTTGTTAAAGATTTAATTGCATTAGCATTGGAACCTGAAATATTTGACATTAACAAAAAAATGTCAACAAATGACAATATACCTTTTGCTGGTGTAACTAACTATGGATTATTAGAATTACTTGAAAATCCCGAAAAATCAAACTTATTTGCTTATGATGTTAATGGCAAATTCTTAAATGACAAAGTTGAACAATTTGCTGCTAAAAATGAAATATATAGAAAATGAATTCAAAATAATAAATTATTAATATTACAACAATTAGGTTATATTACAGCAAGCAAACTTTACAGTAATTCTTCTGAATATCCTGATGGTATTTATTTAGGAATAATTCAAAAATTCTTGAACAATTATTTATTAAGCAAAGATTTTTATGACATTAAAGACCAAGCTCAAATCATTATGTCTTCATTAAATCTTAATGTACCATTACAAATTTTTGGTTTAAGTGAAGCCTTAGTCAATCCTATTTTAAGATTTACTTTCCCTGAAATTACATTATCTTATTTAGCAAGTCAAAAAACAAATGCTAGTTTAGTTAAAGCTAACTTACAATACTTATTGCTCAATAAAATAGATGATTTCGAAAAAATTGTTAGAAAAGGCGAAGACAAATTTTATGCCTTAACTAACATGTTAGGAACTGCATTTAGCAAAAAAGATACCTCACTAATTCCTCTTGACTTAGATGACGAACAAACATTAGTAATGGATGGAGCTACATTTGATAAATTAAAAGATACAAGCTCTTCATTATTTGGAATTGATTTTATTAAATTTGTTAATGAAGCAATGAACACGATAGTTGAACCTAAAGAAATGAAGGACATTGTGTTCTCAAATTCAAATAGTTACTTAGCTAAAGTTAACTATGCATACTTAGCAAAAAATAATAAAGCAATTTATACAGGTAAAATTCCAAGTGATCCTATTGAACTATTATCATTATTAGATAAATTAGATGAAAAATTCATTTTAAATGTTAATGGAACCAAATTTATTATTATTGGTCAAGAAACTACAGTCGACTATATGTACCCAGTTATTGATGAAAATAACTTACAAGTTAATACACAAAACCAATCCTTAGTTTATGTTAACAAATATGGTTTTGACAGAATTCACTCAGGTTACATTGGAAATGTTATTAAGAAAACTCTTTTAGTTAAAAACTCAGCAGCAACTGGTATGAATAATAATGAACTTAAAAAATTCATTACTAAAATAATAGATAACTCAATTGCAGACAGTAACAAACTTCAAAGAGTTTTCTTAGCAAATGAAATTGATCCAATTAACCCTGAAAGGTCTCTTAGAATAACAACTGTTCAAGGAATTATTAAAGCTGTTTCATCAGCTACTATTGCCTTAGTTTCAGTATTCGTTACACTTGTGGCTATTTCAACTATCTTTATTATTAAGAGATATATTTCAAATAAAAACAAAGTTATTGGTATTTTAGTGGCCCAAGGTTATCGTCCATGACAAATATCACTAAGCTTTACAGTGTTTGCTTTAGTTACATCAGTTATTGGTGGAATCTTAGGTTATGTAATTGGTTATAAACTACAACTGATGGTTATGAACATCTTTAGTAGTTATTGGACACTGCCAAAACAAACGATTTCATTTAACTTCTTTACATTATTCTTCACTGTCTTCTTACCATTTATTGGAATGAGCTTATTGATCTTTATAGTTTCATTATTTGCTTTAAGACATAAAGCTATAGACTTAATTAGTGGAGTTAATGAAATACCTCAATCAAAATTATTCAAAACTTATCAAAAAGCAACTAAGAAATTTAATGTTAAAAAACGTTTCTCATTTACATTGGCATTTACAAGTTTTTGAAAACTAATTTCATTTACAGTCAGTGTTATGTTAACAGGTATCGCAACCTTATTTGGTGTAGCCAATACAAACGTCTTTAATAGAACTATTAATGATACTTATAAAAATAGAAGTTATACATTTAAAGTTGATTTAGAAAGTCCAACAGTTGAAGGTGGAGCATTCAAACCATTTAATCCTGATAATTTATATAACAACATTTATACTCCTCTTGGTGATATAAATGAAGGTAACAGAGAAATAGGAGATTACTTTAAACCTGGTGCTTCTAGTGTGCTTAATAAAGGAACTAAAAATGGTAGTCCTCAAGATTTAGACTCACATATCTTAAGCCAATTCTCAGTTAATGTTACTGTTGCAGCTGGTGTAGCCGCTGACCCTTGACAAGTAGCTTACAATGGTATGCCAGATACTCAAAAAGCTAAAATTGATAAGATAAGAGACCGTGTTGGTTATGAGTTAGAAAGAACTCAAGAAGACAAAGATAAAGAATTCTTTGTAGATCCTAATACTTATGCTTTAAGCTTAGTAAATAAGGCTAATAAGGAAAAATTAAGCTTCTTTAAATACTATCATTCACCATATGAAAAACAAGGTAGTTTCAAATATGCTTACTGAGATAAAGATAATGCAAATTATCAAATGGTAAATATAACAACCGATAAATATCGTGATGAATTTAGAACACTCTTAATCAATGGTTATACTAAAATTGCTCAAAAAATTAAAGCCGAAAAAGAAAATCCAAGTTTAATTAAACCTAAAGAAAAGAAACCAACCAATTTATCTGATTACTGATTAACTGATAAAAGTGATTTAAGTGGTCCAACTATTCAAGATTACTTTATTAGTTTTGGTGGTGTTTATATTGACCCAAATCATGATGAAACTTATACTTATGTAAAAGTTGCAAACAAAGATAATAACTTCAAAATTTATGGTTATCAAAAAGATAGTAAATACATAAAACTTGTAGATAAAAATGGTAATAATTTATACAATGATTTATATAACTATAAAGTCAAAAACAACATTTATCCTTTGGTTGTAAATGAAGTTACTTCGAAGAAATATAACATTAATATAGGCGATTTAGTCCAATTTGAAGTTCTTAACCATACAAAACGTTATGCAAACAAAGTGTTGTCAAAAATAGATAAATCATTAAGAAGTAATGTTGACTTAAAAAATCCAAAAGTAACATTTAAAGTTGTTGGTATTAACCCTACATACATTAATAATGAATTAATAACAACAGTTGATGCAGCTAATAAATTAGTTGGCTTAGACAAACTTCCAAATGTTGTTGGATTTAAAGCCTTCAATGGTGTTATGACAAATAGTCCAGCGCCTAGCCAAGTTCTTGATTCAACTTCGCTTTATTCATTAAGTGGTTATTGATCGGGATATGATGGTTTTGATTTAAGCGGTATCGATGACAACACACTTAAATCAATGTTTGAACAAATTTATAATCCAGATACTGGAATATTAAAAACCAGATTGAATCTAACAAAAGATCAAATTATGAATTTATTAGATTCAACTGAATTAACATTTAATAAAGCTAAATATGATCAAATTAAAAATGCGCCTAAAAACGCAATAGAAAATTATGCTAAATTGTATGATTCTAAACATTATATTGCTTTAGGTACAAGTATTGATTCAAAAGATATAGAAGCTGGATTTACAACCCAAATTGGTTCTACTATAGGAACAATTAGTATTGCAATTATTGCAATTAGTTTCATAATTTCACTTGTTATTCTTATTATTATGTCAACAATTATGATTAGTGAAAATGAGAAAAACATTGCTATTTGATCTATTCTTGGATATACACAAAAAGAAAAAATTAGTATGTTCTTCAGTGTCTTTATTCCATTTATAGTTCTGGCCATCGCTCTGGCGATACCAATAGTAATACTGATGATATTTGCATTTAACAAGTTCTTGCTGGCCTCCTCGTCAATTGCCTTGCCATTAGTGCTTACGCCACTACATATATTCTTAACAGCTTTAGTAATTTTTGGAATATTTATTATTACATCATTTGCTACCTGAATTAGTATTAGTAAAATGAAACCAGTAGATTTATTGAAAGGAAAATAG